A window of the Phragmites australis chromosome 20, lpPhrAust1.1, whole genome shotgun sequence genome harbors these coding sequences:
- the LOC133901524 gene encoding uncharacterized protein LOC133901524 gives MQAMQDELRTLRQAASAASAPTGAASGTAPIADGPVSGVYLMQWVGMKLDSFDGSGTPVHAPDWLSYVEDKMEAFDVLAHDRVCYGVQLLKGEAQIWWKGVRLARTAAHGPLSWHEFVRKFERRFYPVTFLDRMKIDLNAYTQDKKSVVEYEVGFNQIVRFVPHVAHDKVEKAKHFRQGLKHSIRQVLGAFPVVDFRTTVEQAFGVEMQQGYTADLQKSSGGEQSCG, from the coding sequence ATGCAGGCAATGCAGGACGAGTTGAGGACATTGAGGCAGGCTGCCTCTGCTGCTAGTGCCCCTACGGGCGCTGCTTCTGGCACTGCTCCTATTGCAGATGGTCCTGTCAGCGGTGTTTATCTCATGCAGTGGGTTGGCATGAAGCTAGACAGTTTTGATGGCAGTGGTACTCCAGTTCATGCTCCTGATTGGCTGTCGTATGTGGAGGACAAGATGGAGGCTTttgatgtgttggctcacgatcGTGTTTGTTATGGGGTACAACTATTGAAAGGGGAAGCTCAGATATGGTGGAAGGGTGTGCGGTTAGCTCGCACGGCTGCACATGGCCCGTTGTCCTGGCACGAGTTTGTCAGGAAGTTTGAGAGGAGGTTCTACCCGGTGACTTTCCTGGATAGGATGAAGATTGATCTGAATGCCTATACGCAGGATAAGAAGTCAGTTGTAGAGTATGAAGTGGGCTTCAATCAGATTGTCCGCTTCGTTCCACACGTGGCACATGACAAGGTAGAGAAGGCAAAACACTTTCGTCAAGGTCTTAAGCATTCGATCCGCCAAGTGTTGGGTGCTTTTCCAGTGGTTGACTTCCGCACTACAGTGGAACAGGCTTTCGGTGTGGAGATGCAGCAGGGGTACACTGCTGACTTGCAGAAGTCTTCAGGTGGTGAGCAGTCTTGCGGTTAG